One Streptomyces sp. ML-6 genomic region harbors:
- a CDS encoding helix-turn-helix transcriptional regulator produces the protein MRTSLDIDSIARSVYISMVDRPGAEVAELAEQLQETEETVRDGLERLSALLLVVPGDSASGWRPVDPEVGLAAMLTRQQEELARHRLQVEGSRLEVTRLLSERGRGGRESVTDVKWLAGADAVWRHINFLADECANEWLTVGPAERPDAAAFEAGHSLDEILRRRGTPARAIVLESVRNDPEATERLRRNEECGGAVRTLPSLPVWMIVSDRRHAVVPVTSGPSVVGAMACGIESVTEAFATLFARLWKEALPLAEARPRTRGNLSLQEQHVLRLWAQGLTDAAAARRMDVSLRTVRRLSEKLTDRFGARSRFQLGALALASGGIRAEDMV, from the coding sequence ATGCGGACCTCTTTGGATATCGACTCCATTGCACGGAGCGTGTACATATCGATGGTCGACCGGCCCGGCGCGGAAGTGGCCGAGCTCGCCGAGCAACTGCAGGAGACCGAGGAAACGGTCCGGGACGGGCTGGAGCGGCTGTCCGCCCTGCTGCTCGTCGTCCCGGGGGACTCCGCCAGCGGCTGGCGACCGGTCGACCCGGAGGTCGGACTGGCGGCGATGCTCACCCGGCAACAGGAGGAATTAGCCCGCCACCGGCTCCAGGTGGAGGGCAGCCGGCTGGAGGTGACACGGCTGCTGTCGGAGCGCGGGCGCGGCGGCCGGGAAAGCGTCACGGACGTCAAATGGCTGGCCGGCGCGGACGCCGTGTGGCGGCACATCAACTTTCTCGCCGATGAGTGCGCCAACGAGTGGCTGACCGTCGGACCGGCCGAGCGGCCGGACGCGGCGGCCTTCGAGGCCGGCCACTCGCTGGACGAGATCCTGCGGCGACGCGGTACGCCGGCTCGCGCCATCGTGCTGGAGAGCGTCCGCAACGACCCCGAGGCGACGGAGCGCCTGCGCCGGAACGAGGAGTGCGGCGGCGCCGTCCGCACCCTGCCGTCGCTGCCGGTGTGGATGATCGTCTCCGACCGCAGGCACGCCGTCGTGCCGGTCACGAGCGGCCCCAGCGTGGTCGGTGCGATGGCGTGCGGCATCGAGTCGGTCACGGAGGCCTTCGCGACCCTGTTCGCCCGGTTGTGGAAGGAGGCCCTGCCGCTCGCGGAGGCGCGCCCCCGCACCCGCGGCAACCTCTCCCTCCAGGAGCAGCACGTGCTCCGGCTGTGGGCGCAGGGGCTCACGGACGCGGCGGCGGCCCGCCGGATGGACGTCTCGCTGCGCACGGTGCGCCGGCTCTCGGAGAAGCTGACCGACCGGTTCGGCGCCCGGAGCCGGTTCCAGCTCGGCGCCCTCGCGCTCGCCAGTGGCGGCATCCGCGCCGAGGACATGGTCTGA
- a CDS encoding MFS transporter: MPDESTRLFRDQGFRNLFAATMASAAGASVARIAIPLTAVVALGADEFEVGLVSVFLTLPFLLVGLPAGAWVDRMRRRQVLIFCQGARSLILMSIPVLWWIDFLTIWWLSAAVLLFGICNVFYDVAYQSYLPGLVGRENLVQAHTRTTSVQQVFTLGGPALGGQLAALLTAPVSLVVTSVVLSLSSLFILRIRQVEERRESSGKRDLLGEIREGVLLVRTDRRLRALAESSAWLNLTSYAAYSITVVFLARDIGLSVLSVGIFFSISGIGGVAAAFSFKFLAGKVGHGPLLWLPLFVGAPFGLLLPMAHPGWTVWLAAAASSVVAFTTVIFNIGFMSSCQAVVPDMALGRVNATLRFLTWGVMPLGSLLGGTLADVLGTRQALCAAAAAGLLSFLPTFLSPWRKERSLPEEPTSLGDLLGAGPEPVKE; this comes from the coding sequence GTGCCTGATGAATCGACCCGATTGTTCAGAGACCAAGGCTTTCGAAACCTGTTCGCGGCCACAATGGCAAGTGCCGCAGGAGCAAGCGTGGCCAGGATTGCGATTCCGCTCACCGCGGTTGTGGCCTTGGGTGCCGATGAGTTCGAAGTCGGGCTTGTCTCGGTATTCTTGACGCTGCCTTTCCTGCTGGTCGGACTTCCGGCCGGTGCCTGGGTGGACCGAATGCGGCGTCGACAGGTGCTGATATTCTGCCAAGGGGCGCGATCTCTGATTCTGATGTCGATTCCGGTGCTGTGGTGGATCGATTTCCTGACCATTTGGTGGTTGAGTGCCGCAGTTCTGTTGTTCGGTATCTGCAACGTCTTCTACGACGTGGCCTACCAGAGTTACCTCCCCGGCCTGGTCGGGCGGGAGAACCTTGTTCAGGCACATACGAGGACAACCAGTGTCCAGCAGGTTTTCACGTTGGGCGGGCCGGCTCTTGGAGGGCAGCTCGCAGCTCTCCTCACGGCGCCGGTTTCCCTTGTCGTGACAAGTGTCGTCCTGTCCCTGTCGTCACTCTTCATCCTTCGCATTCGTCAGGTCGAGGAGCGGAGAGAGAGCAGCGGGAAAAGAGACCTGCTGGGCGAGATCCGGGAGGGGGTTCTGCTCGTCCGCACAGACCGCCGGCTCCGGGCGCTGGCGGAGTCCTCTGCCTGGTTGAACCTGACCTCCTATGCGGCATACTCCATCACCGTGGTGTTCCTGGCGCGGGATATCGGCCTGTCGGTCCTTTCGGTCGGCATCTTCTTCAGCATCTCGGGAATAGGGGGTGTCGCCGCCGCGTTTTCCTTCAAGTTCCTGGCGGGCAAGGTCGGCCATGGCCCCCTGCTGTGGCTCCCCCTGTTTGTCGGTGCTCCTTTCGGCCTCCTTCTTCCCATGGCTCATCCGGGCTGGACCGTATGGCTGGCCGCAGCCGCCAGTTCGGTCGTCGCATTTACCACCGTCATCTTCAATATTGGTTTTATGAGCTCGTGTCAGGCAGTGGTTCCCGACATGGCGCTGGGCCGTGTCAATGCCACCCTGCGTTTCCTCACGTGGGGCGTGATGCCGCTCGGATCGCTGCTCGGGGGCACGCTGGCGGATGTCCTGGGCACGCGACAAGCGCTCTGTGCGGCGGCAGCGGCAGGTCTCCTGTCCTTCCTCCCCACTTTCCTGTCGCCGTGGCGGAAAGAGCGCTCTCTTCCTGAGGAGCCGACAAGCCTCGGCGATCTGCTCGGAGCGGGGCCCGAGCCGGTGAAGGAATAA
- a CDS encoding transposase family protein, whose protein sequence is MEFSSPGEEWRRQENAGSAPHGRTRRNARGERPGHSGRLCPGARGLTSELLAQRIWASPTLPASTHDLTSARQHGIIETLTEAGLGCWADKAYQGVGGPVRVPFRGRRLKQWKRRHNTTHAKIRCLGEQAMATLEGWRLLRKLRCSTNRITDFVKAVFVLPLAST, encoded by the coding sequence GTGGAATTTTCTTCCCCGGGTGAAGAGTGGCGACGGCAGGAAAATGCCGGAAGTGCACCTCATGGAAGAACTCGACGTAACGCCCGAGGAGAGCGTCCCGGCCACAGTGGAAGACTTTGTCCGGGCGCGCGCGGTCTGACCTCCGAGCTCCTTGCCCAGAGGATCTGGGCCTCGCCGACTCTGCCCGCCTCGACTCACGACCTGACTTCCGCGCGGCAGCACGGGATCATCGAGACCCTCACCGAAGCCGGACTCGGATGTTGGGCGGACAAGGCGTATCAAGGCGTCGGCGGACCCGTCCGCGTACCGTTTCGGGGCCGGCGCCTCAAGCAGTGGAAGCGCCGCCACAACACCACCCACGCCAAGATCCGCTGCCTCGGCGAGCAGGCCATGGCCACTCTCGAGGGGTGGCGCCTCCTGCGGAAGCTCCGCTGCAGCACCAACCGCATCACCGACTTCGTGAAGGCCGTCTTCGTCCTTCCCCTCGCATCAACGTGA
- a CDS encoding endonuclease domain-containing protein, translated as MSERVMPGRPDGLITLVDADALWVDLTADSAVPTASAAFTCSPARAEVGYVLLGSRVVATVRTNDGRWSVPEAEVRRAAAELNAVGMDRQDLVRIGPFRGVPRQEHHEETPLRWRRRIQGELQELSSHERAARREVGRPYHLAGIDWRQILVEQTRDGAQRTWWLPRAPVRLLDAAEHAEKQWTQAARTRRVSTAVTEPPSRPRQAREAGGRQATGPEGPAAPLRPYGKELEGQLYSVLSRKPGTSRKVAGWACAVCRTAPATVLDHCHEHGYVRAPVCQSCNTQERPDHLYSNDIRVGSRYTRLFHTDTDDWLRHWHRCPGCRARTTLPLPHLAAWTAHVACRSLRPTHPAPRGRKPCGGLRVSWTGSQNAPRSCLLTVAVDFCPSGEHRVLAQVPYREAVERFRAWLAETAPAVAAAAGPDRLDDLPTRFRPVIADTSGKDLELF; from the coding sequence ATGTCAGAGCGTGTCATGCCCGGTCGCCCGGACGGCCTGATCACCCTGGTTGACGCGGACGCTCTGTGGGTCGATTTGACGGCCGACAGTGCTGTGCCGACGGCTTCCGCGGCGTTCACCTGCTCCCCTGCCCGTGCCGAGGTGGGGTACGTGCTGCTCGGCAGCCGTGTGGTGGCGACGGTGAGGACGAACGACGGTCGGTGGAGCGTTCCGGAGGCCGAGGTGCGCCGGGCCGCCGCGGAACTGAACGCGGTGGGGATGGACCGGCAGGACCTGGTTCGCATCGGCCCGTTCCGTGGGGTGCCGAGACAGGAGCACCACGAGGAAACACCGCTGCGTTGGCGCCGGCGCATCCAGGGGGAACTGCAGGAACTGAGCAGTCACGAGCGGGCAGCACGGCGTGAAGTCGGCCGGCCGTACCATCTGGCGGGCATCGACTGGCGACAAATACTGGTGGAGCAGACCCGCGACGGGGCACAGCGCACGTGGTGGCTGCCGCGCGCTCCGGTCAGGCTGCTGGACGCGGCCGAGCACGCCGAGAAGCAGTGGACGCAAGCCGCACGCACCCGCCGGGTGAGTACAGCCGTCACCGAGCCGCCCTCCCGCCCCCGGCAGGCCCGAGAGGCCGGCGGCCGGCAGGCGACGGGCCCCGAGGGCCCCGCCGCCCCACTGCGCCCGTACGGCAAAGAGCTGGAAGGCCAGTTGTACTCGGTGCTCAGCAGGAAGCCCGGTACTTCCCGCAAGGTGGCCGGGTGGGCGTGCGCGGTCTGCCGCACCGCGCCCGCCACCGTGCTCGACCACTGCCACGAACACGGCTACGTCCGCGCCCCCGTCTGCCAGTCCTGCAACACCCAGGAACGCCCCGATCACCTGTACAGCAACGACATCCGCGTGGGGAGCCGCTACACACGCCTCTTCCACACCGACACCGATGACTGGCTCCGTCACTGGCACCGCTGCCCCGGCTGCCGCGCACGCACCACCCTGCCCCTGCCGCACCTCGCCGCATGGACCGCCCACGTGGCCTGCCGATCGCTGCGCCCGACCCACCCCGCGCCCCGCGGGCGCAAGCCCTGCGGTGGTCTGCGCGTGTCCTGGACGGGCAGTCAGAACGCGCCGCGTTCCTGCCTGCTCACCGTGGCCGTCGACTTCTGCCCCTCCGGCGAGCACCGTGTCCTGGCGCAAGTCCCCTACCGCGAAGCCGTCGAGCGGTTTCGTGCCTGGTTGGCCGAGACGGCCCCTGCCGTGGCCGCCGCGGCCGGCCCTGACCGCCTGGACGACCTCCCTACCCGGTTCCGGCCGGTCATCGCGGACACCAGCGGCAAGGACCTGGAACTGTTCTGA
- a CDS encoding SpoIIE family protein phosphatase yields the protein MKEPEIDYTAVFQALPGAVALLTPQLFFADVNEEWLRVINRSREHVIGQYMPDDYADQPNHPNAAVARNIEESLRRVTRTGRPETMELQRFDPTDATLRPRAAEARFWSMTNIPVPGPDGRVALLLHRVEEVTELIRARAVALSLQEAMLPAPRTVGRHPVAVRYRPAIDALDVGGDWYDLVDVPGDRFGVAVGDVVGHGLDAASVMGQLRSALSAVSRSCGDPARALEILELYARSVTGAENTTVAHAFIDWNTHCITCSSAGHLPPALLRSDGTVEFLDRATDPPLGACIEHGSRSQATTPFAEGALLVLYTDGLVERRAEDIDTGLARLADSLTRHCGAEAEDLADALLTEPAPSAGIIRDDTALVIVPL from the coding sequence ATGAAGGAACCAGAGATCGACTACACGGCGGTGTTCCAGGCCCTTCCGGGGGCGGTGGCTCTCCTGACCCCGCAGTTGTTCTTCGCCGACGTCAACGAGGAATGGCTGCGGGTGATCAACCGCAGCCGCGAGCACGTGATCGGCCAGTACATGCCCGACGACTACGCCGACCAGCCGAACCATCCCAACGCGGCCGTGGCGCGCAACATCGAGGAGTCCCTGCGCCGGGTCACCAGGACCGGCAGGCCCGAGACCATGGAATTGCAGCGGTTCGACCCGACGGATGCCACCCTCCGGCCCCGGGCGGCAGAGGCACGCTTCTGGAGCATGACCAACATCCCTGTCCCGGGCCCGGACGGACGGGTCGCGCTTCTGCTGCACCGGGTGGAGGAGGTCACCGAACTGATCCGGGCCCGCGCCGTCGCGTTGAGCCTGCAGGAGGCGATGCTGCCCGCGCCGCGCACGGTCGGACGCCATCCGGTGGCCGTGCGGTACCGGCCCGCCATCGACGCGCTGGACGTGGGAGGCGACTGGTACGACCTGGTGGATGTGCCGGGCGACCGCTTCGGCGTCGCCGTGGGCGATGTGGTCGGCCACGGCCTGGACGCGGCCAGCGTCATGGGGCAACTGCGCAGCGCTCTCAGCGCCGTCTCGCGCTCCTGCGGCGATCCGGCCCGCGCCCTGGAGATCCTGGAGCTGTACGCCCGCTCCGTCACAGGGGCCGAGAACACGACGGTGGCCCACGCATTCATCGACTGGAACACCCACTGCATCACCTGCAGCAGCGCCGGCCACCTGCCGCCGGCCCTGTTGCGGAGCGACGGCACCGTCGAATTCCTGGACCGGGCCACCGACCCGCCACTCGGCGCCTGCATCGAGCACGGCTCCCGGTCGCAGGCCACAACACCCTTCGCCGAGGGCGCACTTCTCGTGCTGTACACCGATGGTCTGGTCGAACGCCGGGCCGAGGACATCGACACCGGCCTCGCCCGGCTCGCCGACTCCCTGACCCGCCACTGCGGAGCCGAGGCCGAGGATCTTGCCGATGCCCTGCTGACGGAGCCGGCGCCGTCGGCGGGCATCATCAGGGATGACACCGCCCTCGTCATCGTGCCGCTGTAG
- a CDS encoding MFS transporter, which translates to MSLPVSQPAPGRWKALLFIGIAQLMVVLDGTIVNIALPAAQRDLGFSDGNRQWVVTAYALAFGGLLLFGGRIADLWGRKRAFTIGVIGFAVASALGGVAVDTSMLLGARALQGAFGAMLAPAALSLITVMFTEPKERAKALGIYGAIAGAGGAVGLLLGGVLTEYANWRWTLLVNIFFAVIAAAGAVLVIHDPAGNRKDGRRLDIPGVLLACAGLVSLVYGFTRVETDGWRAPVTIGLLVAAVVLLAAFVATESRVRAPLLPLRVVGHRSRGGAYAAVAISTIGMFGLFLFLTFYLQVVLGYSPVITGVAFLPMVAGMMIGSTQIGARLTPRVAPRLLMAPGYLLAAGGLAILAQIKVDSSYTSVVLPGMVLMGLGLGTAMMPAMNLATHGVRPQDAGVASALVNTSQQVGGAIGVALLSTIATSSTDAYTRDHLHAFSSQKAAGVLKLQAMVHGYATAIWWSAGFLVLAALLAFVLIDHRHPRATGDSAAVRPSVEEEPVTAP; encoded by the coding sequence ATGTCTTTGCCCGTTTCTCAACCTGCACCCGGGCGGTGGAAGGCGCTGCTGTTCATCGGCATCGCCCAGTTGATGGTGGTGCTGGACGGCACGATCGTCAACATCGCCCTGCCCGCGGCTCAGCGTGACCTGGGCTTCTCCGACGGCAACCGGCAGTGGGTGGTGACCGCCTACGCGCTGGCGTTCGGCGGTCTGCTGCTCTTCGGCGGCCGGATAGCGGACTTGTGGGGCCGCAAGCGCGCCTTCACCATCGGCGTCATCGGCTTCGCGGTGGCCTCCGCGCTCGGCGGGGTGGCCGTCGACACCAGCATGCTGCTGGGGGCACGTGCCCTGCAGGGTGCCTTCGGCGCGATGCTGGCACCGGCCGCGCTGTCGCTGATCACGGTGATGTTCACCGAGCCGAAGGAGCGGGCGAAGGCACTCGGCATCTACGGGGCGATCGCCGGCGCCGGCGGCGCGGTCGGCCTGCTCCTGGGCGGCGTGCTGACCGAGTACGCCAACTGGCGCTGGACGCTGCTCGTCAACATTTTCTTCGCCGTCATCGCCGCTGCCGGTGCCGTCCTGGTGATCCACGATCCGGCGGGCAACCGCAAGGACGGCAGGCGCCTCGACATTCCCGGAGTGCTGCTCGCCTGCGCCGGGCTGGTGTCGCTCGTCTACGGGTTCACCCGGGTCGAGACCGACGGCTGGCGGGCCCCGGTCACCATCGGCCTGCTTGTCGCGGCGGTCGTGCTGCTGGCCGCGTTCGTCGCGACGGAGAGCCGGGTCAGGGCCCCGCTGCTGCCGCTGCGGGTGGTCGGCCACCGCAGCCGGGGCGGCGCCTACGCGGCAGTCGCCATCTCGACGATCGGCATGTTCGGCCTGTTCCTGTTCCTGACCTTCTACCTGCAGGTGGTGCTCGGCTACAGCCCCGTCATCACCGGTGTGGCATTCCTGCCCATGGTGGCCGGCATGATGATCGGCTCCACCCAGATCGGCGCGCGGCTGACTCCCCGGGTGGCTCCCCGGCTCCTGATGGCACCGGGCTATCTCCTGGCCGCAGGCGGTCTCGCCATCCTCGCGCAGATCAAGGTCGACAGCTCCTACACATCCGTGGTTCTTCCCGGCATGGTGCTGATGGGCCTGGGTCTGGGCACGGCGATGATGCCTGCGATGAACCTGGCCACCCACGGGGTCCGGCCGCAGGACGCAGGGGTCGCCTCCGCCCTGGTCAACACCTCTCAGCAGGTCGGCGGCGCGATCGGGGTCGCCCTGCTCAGCACCATCGCCACCAGCAGCACCGATGCCTACACCAGGGACCACCTCCACGCCTTCTCCTCCCAGAAGGCGGCCGGCGTGCTGAAACTGCAGGCCATGGTTCACGGATACGCCACCGCCATCTGGTGGTCCGCGGGCTTCCTGGTCCTCGCCGCGCTGTTGGCCTTCGTCCTCATCGACCACCGCCATCCCAGAGCCACCGGCGACTCGGCGGCGGTACGGCCCTCGGTGGAGGAGGAGCCGGTGACTGCCCCCTGA
- a CDS encoding alkene reductase, translating to MSLFEPVRHGRLTLPNRMVMAPMTRSRARVDGVPTPSMATYYAQRASAGLILTEGTQPSLQGQGYPMTPGIHTDEQVAGWRGVTDAVHAAGGRILLQLQHSGRVGHPGVHGLTPVAPSAVRADGQIFTPEGPKDYVEPRALTTTEVGDVVTEFRRAAERAVEAGFDGVELHGAMGYLLHQFLSDNANLRTDVYGGSLQNRIRFVVEVVEAVAGTVGADRVGLRISPAKALNDITEGDSAALYTALLGELAPLGLAHLHLVAAEDQDVNDKIRAAWPGLLMVNPLNSFPQPPEDGGRENAEQWLRRGADLISFGRGFLANPDLVARFRADAPLNALVPEGLYGGGDGGYIDYPVLGESTA from the coding sequence ATGTCTCTGTTCGAACCCGTACGCCATGGCCGTCTGACGCTGCCCAACCGCATGGTGATGGCCCCGATGACCCGCAGCCGGGCCCGGGTGGACGGCGTTCCCACGCCGAGCATGGCCACCTACTACGCCCAGCGCGCTTCGGCGGGCCTGATCCTGACCGAGGGCACCCAGCCGTCGTTGCAGGGGCAGGGCTACCCGATGACCCCCGGCATCCACACCGATGAGCAGGTGGCCGGGTGGCGCGGAGTGACCGACGCCGTGCACGCGGCCGGCGGGCGCATCCTCCTCCAGCTCCAGCACTCGGGGCGGGTTGGCCACCCCGGCGTCCACGGCCTCACCCCGGTCGCTCCGTCCGCCGTCCGCGCCGACGGGCAGATCTTCACCCCGGAGGGCCCCAAGGACTACGTCGAACCGCGGGCCCTGACCACCACCGAGGTCGGGGACGTCGTGACGGAGTTCAGGCGTGCCGCCGAGCGGGCGGTCGAGGCCGGTTTCGACGGTGTCGAACTGCACGGCGCCATGGGGTACCTGCTCCACCAGTTCCTCTCGGACAACGCCAACCTGCGCACGGACGTCTACGGCGGCTCGCTCCAGAACCGCATCCGCTTCGTCGTCGAAGTGGTCGAGGCCGTGGCGGGCACGGTCGGCGCCGACCGGGTGGGGTTGCGGATCTCACCCGCCAAGGCGCTCAACGACATCACCGAGGGCGACAGCGCGGCGCTGTACACCGCGCTGCTCGGTGAGCTGGCGCCGCTGGGCCTGGCTCACCTGCACCTGGTCGCCGCGGAGGACCAGGACGTCAACGACAAGATCCGTGCCGCCTGGCCGGGTCTCCTCATGGTCAACCCGCTCAACTCCTTCCCGCAGCCCCCCGAGGACGGCGGACGCGAGAACGCGGAACAGTGGCTGCGCCGGGGGGCGGACCTGATCTCGTTCGGCCGGGGATTCCTCGCCAACCCGGATCTGGTCGCACGCTTCCGGGCCGACGCACCGCTCAACGCCCTTGTTCCCGAGGGCCTGTACGGCGGCGGTGACGGCGGTTACATCGACTACCCGGTGCTGGGCGAATCCACGGCCTGA
- a CDS encoding DoxX family protein translates to MSVAYVVLAVLLSLMLVVSGRGKLVKDPKIMPVMAAVGVSPGMVPVLAVLEFAGAAGLLVGIGYRPLGVAAAVGVVLYFLGAVIAHLRVKDFKGTPGAGVLLIASAVVLTLALVSM, encoded by the coding sequence ATGTCTGTCGCCTATGTCGTTCTCGCTGTCCTGCTGTCGCTGATGCTGGTCGTCTCGGGCCGGGGCAAGCTCGTCAAGGACCCGAAGATCATGCCGGTCATGGCCGCCGTGGGGGTCTCGCCCGGCATGGTGCCGGTGCTGGCCGTTCTGGAGTTCGCCGGTGCGGCCGGTCTGCTCGTCGGGATCGGCTACCGTCCGCTCGGCGTCGCGGCGGCCGTGGGCGTGGTCCTGTACTTCCTGGGTGCCGTGATCGCCCACCTGCGGGTCAAGGACTTCAAGGGAACGCCCGGTGCCGGCGTTCTCCTCATCGCCTCGGCGGTCGTGCTCACGCTCGCCCTCGTCAGCATGTGA
- a CDS encoding MarR family winged helix-turn-helix transcriptional regulator: MATNALTPSEKGAAAPGDLVRNLGIILRGFQTRFETAMDGMPAGVRGYHILSTVVHGDPPNQQAIGAHLGIDRTVLTYLIDTLVDAGLVERVPDPVDRRARKIVVTASGAETLARYGERVAAAEADLLSALSPQEATTLTALTGRLSMHIHRAHPGVNPCEAMDHL; this comes from the coding sequence ATGGCCACGAACGCGCTCACACCTTCGGAGAAGGGCGCCGCCGCTCCCGGGGATCTCGTCCGGAATCTGGGAATCATCCTCCGGGGGTTCCAGACCCGTTTCGAGACGGCGATGGACGGGATGCCCGCGGGCGTGCGGGGGTATCACATCCTGTCGACCGTTGTGCACGGGGATCCGCCCAACCAGCAGGCGATCGGCGCTCACCTGGGGATCGACCGCACGGTCCTGACCTATCTGATCGACACCCTCGTCGACGCCGGACTGGTCGAACGCGTCCCCGACCCGGTGGACCGCCGGGCCCGGAAGATCGTGGTTACCGCCTCAGGCGCCGAGACGCTGGCCAGGTACGGGGAGCGCGTGGCCGCGGCGGAGGCCGATCTGCTGTCGGCCCTGTCCCCGCAGGAGGCCACGACGCTGACGGCGCTGACGGGGCGCCTGTCCATGCACATCCACCGCGCCCACCCGGGGGTCAACCCCTGCGAGGCGATGGACCACCTCTGA
- a CDS encoding hydrolase, which translates to MTSKPIRDQETDGLLTPKNAALVIIDYQPVQVNSIDSMDRQLLVNNIVGLAKIGRAYGLPIVHSTVNVATGLNKPPIPQLRKALEGLPTYDRTSINAWEDQEFVDAVEATGRRKLIMAALWTEACLTFPTYDALHEGYEVYPVVDAVGGTSLTAHETALRRMEQAGAQPITWTQLLCELQRDWNRKETADEFMKLFIETGGTAGLQFASDRDQA; encoded by the coding sequence ATGACCAGCAAACCGATCCGTGACCAGGAAACCGACGGGCTGTTGACACCGAAGAACGCGGCGCTCGTCATCATCGACTACCAGCCGGTTCAAGTGAACTCGATCGACTCCATGGACCGGCAGCTGTTGGTCAACAACATTGTCGGGCTGGCGAAGATCGGCCGGGCCTACGGACTGCCGATCGTCCACTCGACGGTCAACGTCGCGACCGGGCTCAACAAGCCGCCCATCCCGCAACTGCGCAAAGCCCTCGAAGGTCTGCCGACCTACGATCGCACGTCGATCAATGCCTGGGAGGACCAGGAGTTCGTCGACGCGGTCGAGGCCACGGGCCGCCGGAAACTGATCATGGCAGCGCTCTGGACGGAGGCGTGCCTGACATTCCCCACCTACGACGCCCTGCACGAGGGCTACGAGGTGTACCCCGTGGTGGACGCGGTCGGCGGCACATCGCTCACGGCACACGAAACCGCCCTGCGCCGCATGGAACAGGCGGGCGCGCAGCCGATCACATGGACCCAGCTCCTGTGCGAGCTCCAGCGTGACTGGAATCGCAAGGAGACCGCCGACGAGTTCATGAAGCTCTTCATCGAGACCGGCGGCACGGCCGGACTGCAGTTCGCCAGCGACCGCGACCAGGCCTGA
- a CDS encoding SsgA family sporulation/cell division regulator, with translation MAYHLDKSLDMQLVLALHEHVTVPAHLRYGSDDPYAVTFAFHTGTESPVTWTFARDLLADGLLRLSGDGDILLWPSGTGPHAVLNIALSSPTGNARLAAPLPAVTDWLTRTYRLVPAGHETDDLDVEAELCRLLHGTS, from the coding sequence ATGGCCTACCACTTGGACAAGTCACTCGACATGCAGCTCGTGCTCGCCCTTCACGAGCACGTCACGGTGCCCGCCCACCTGCGCTACGGATCGGACGACCCGTACGCCGTGACCTTCGCCTTCCATACCGGTACGGAGTCACCGGTGACGTGGACCTTCGCCCGTGACCTCCTGGCCGACGGTCTCCTCCGGCTGTCCGGGGACGGGGACATACTTCTCTGGCCCAGCGGCACCGGACCCCACGCGGTGCTCAATATCGCCCTCTCCTCCCCCACGGGCAACGCCCGGCTCGCCGCCCCGCTCCCTGCGGTGACGGACTGGCTGACCCGCACCTACCGGCTGGTTCCGGCCGGGCACGAGACGGACGACCTCGACGTGGAGGCCGAACTGTGCCGCCTGCTGCACGGCACGAGCTGA
- a CDS encoding nucleotidyltransferase domain-containing protein yields the protein MHRDDRTASRPAGISPERVAETEKIIDRITQWAAGRHDVVGLLLVGSCARNAARPDSDIDLVLLTTDESRYSDHAWADELALGKLVRTRSWGPLGERRFAAASGLEVELNIGSPDWALTNPVDPGTRRVVTDGARPLHDPDAVLAALIQACRS from the coding sequence ATGCACCGTGACGACCGGACAGCGAGTAGGCCGGCCGGGATCTCGCCGGAACGGGTTGCCGAAACAGAAAAGATCATCGACCGCATCACACAATGGGCCGCAGGCCGCCACGATGTCGTCGGCCTCCTCCTTGTCGGATCGTGCGCTCGCAATGCTGCACGGCCCGACTCCGACATCGACCTCGTCCTCCTCACCACGGACGAATCCCGGTACTCCGACCACGCATGGGCCGACGAACTCGCCCTCGGCAAACTCGTGAGAACCCGGTCCTGGGGGCCGCTCGGCGAACGGCGCTTTGCCGCGGCATCCGGCTTGGAAGTCGAGCTCAACATCGGATCCCCCGACTGGGCATTGACGAACCCGGTCGATCCCGGCACACGCCGAGTCGTCACCGACGGCGCCCGCCCCTTGCACGACCCGGATGCCGTCCTTGCTGCCCTGATCCAGGCCTGCCGATCGTGA